One part of the Flavobacterium johnsoniae UW101 genome encodes these proteins:
- a CDS encoding patatin-like phospholipase family protein: protein MLLILFPETSFSQEIKKDSVKRPKIGLVLSGGGAKGFAHIGVLKVLEEAGIKIDYIGGTSMGSVIGGLYASGYNASQIDSIFKKTNFDDLINDYIPRSSKNFYGKKNDELYAIVLPFSNFRVGIPEALSKGMYNYNLLSSLTRNVRHVRDFNKLPTPFLCIGTNIETGEEVLLNKGNLVQAMMASAAFPSLFTPVEIDGNLLVDGGVVNNYPIKEVRNLGADIIIGVDVQDDLMKRKNLKNATRILVQITNLQSIDKMKNKIKDTDVYIKPDIRDYGVISFDKGEEIIRKGEEAAFAVYEKIKSLVNEDNFYKKPKLKVATDTLKIEKINSDPLDNYTREYIRGKLRFKPGSTITYDDLKTGINNLNATQNFSTISYCLQPNGEKDDLDLVLKENPTQTFLKLGLHYDGLYKSAVLLNLTHKKTFLKNDVTSLDIILGDNFRYDLNYYVENGFNISFGFRSRLSQFNRNVTTSLSGLIAENQNLNLINVDFMDLSNQAYFQTIFVQKFLMGGGLEYKYLKINSPTLSNAENIIDKSNYFSAFAYLKYDSLDDKYYPSSGLYFSTDLQTYLASSDYTNKFKPFSIAKAELAVVRPLFRKATIKVGADAGFNIGSDSVPFFDFILGGYGYNKINNFNYFYGYDFLSIAGNSFIKADIALDYEIFKKNHISLSANFANLGDDIFSSVDWVSMPKYTGYAVGYGLETIIGPIEIKQSWSPEMSKSFTWFSIGFQF from the coding sequence ATGCTGCTAATACTGTTTCCCGAAACTTCTTTTTCTCAGGAAATAAAAAAAGACAGCGTAAAAAGACCTAAAATTGGTTTGGTTTTAAGCGGTGGCGGCGCCAAAGGTTTTGCACATATTGGAGTTTTAAAAGTTTTGGAAGAAGCCGGAATCAAAATTGATTATATTGGCGGAACAAGTATGGGATCTGTAATTGGCGGACTTTATGCTTCTGGCTACAATGCATCTCAAATTGATTCTATTTTCAAAAAAACCAATTTCGACGACCTTATTAACGATTATATTCCGCGTTCATCTAAAAATTTCTACGGAAAGAAAAATGATGAATTATATGCAATAGTACTTCCTTTCAGTAATTTTAGAGTCGGTATTCCCGAAGCACTTTCAAAAGGAATGTACAACTACAATTTATTGAGCAGTTTAACGAGAAACGTTCGTCATGTACGTGATTTTAATAAACTGCCAACTCCATTTTTATGTATCGGAACTAATATTGAAACCGGCGAAGAAGTTTTGCTTAACAAAGGAAATCTTGTTCAGGCTATGATGGCCAGTGCTGCTTTTCCGTCTTTGTTTACTCCGGTAGAAATAGACGGCAATTTGTTAGTTGACGGTGGTGTTGTAAATAATTATCCTATAAAAGAAGTTCGAAATCTTGGCGCAGACATTATTATTGGTGTTGATGTTCAGGATGATTTAATGAAACGAAAAAACTTAAAAAACGCAACCCGAATCCTGGTTCAGATTACCAATCTGCAATCTATAGATAAAATGAAAAACAAAATAAAAGATACGGATGTTTACATAAAACCTGACATTCGTGATTATGGCGTAATTTCATTTGACAAAGGCGAAGAAATCATCAGAAAAGGTGAGGAAGCGGCTTTTGCTGTTTACGAAAAAATCAAATCATTGGTAAATGAAGATAACTTTTATAAAAAACCAAAATTAAAAGTTGCTACAGACACACTTAAAATTGAAAAAATAAATTCTGATCCATTAGACAATTATACGAGAGAGTACATTCGAGGAAAACTTCGCTTTAAACCCGGAAGCACAATTACGTATGACGATCTTAAAACGGGAATCAATAATTTAAATGCAACTCAAAACTTTAGTACTATTTCTTATTGTCTTCAGCCAAACGGAGAGAAAGATGATTTAGATTTGGTTTTAAAAGAAAACCCTACTCAAACCTTTCTAAAACTAGGACTTCATTATGACGGACTATACAAAAGTGCTGTTTTATTAAACTTAACTCATAAAAAGACTTTCTTAAAAAATGATGTCACTTCGCTTGATATTATTTTGGGAGATAATTTTAGATACGATTTAAATTATTATGTAGAAAATGGTTTCAATATCAGTTTCGGTTTCCGTTCGCGACTAAGTCAGTTTAATAGAAACGTTACCACGAGTTTGAGCGGTCTAATTGCAGAGAATCAAAATCTAAATTTGATTAATGTTGATTTCATGGACTTGAGCAATCAGGCTTATTTTCAAACCATTTTTGTGCAAAAGTTCTTAATGGGAGGCGGTTTAGAGTATAAATATCTTAAGATAAATTCGCCAACGCTTTCTAATGCCGAAAACATAATTGACAAAAGTAATTATTTCAGCGCCTTTGCTTATTTAAAGTACGATTCGTTAGATGATAAATATTACCCAAGTTCTGGTTTATATTTCTCTACAGACTTACAAACCTATTTAGCATCATCAGATTACACCAATAAGTTTAAACCTTTTTCAATTGCAAAAGCCGAACTTGCTGTTGTAAGGCCATTATTTAGAAAAGCCACAATAAAAGTTGGAGCCGATGCCGGTTTTAATATTGGCAGTGACAGCGTTCCGTTTTTTGATTTTATACTAGGCGGTTATGGATATAATAAGATTAACAACTTTAATTATTTCTATGGATATGACTTTTTAAGTATTGCCGGAAATAGTTTTATAAAAGCTGACATTGCTTTAGATTACGAAATTTTTAAAAAGAATCATATTAGTCTTTCGGCTAATTTTGCCAATTTAGGAGATGATATTTTCTCTTCTGTTGACTGGGTTTCTATGCCAAAGTATACAGGATATGCAGTTGGTTATGGTTTAGAAACCATTATTGGTCCAATTGAAATAAAACAATCCTGGTCTCCAGAAATGTCAAAAAGTTTTACGTGGTTTAGCATTGGGTTTCAATTTTAG
- a CDS encoding homogentisate 1,2-dioxygenase — translation MPLYHKLGDFPQKRHTQFEKPNGGFYYEQLFGTEGFHGHSSLSYHVHRPTQVKEILNSYSVEPKIAIGKNIKSLLFKGFELKPENDFLDSRKAMLVNKDCIIGLAAPKESLRNYFYKNADADEMLFIHRGKGKLRTMLGNIPFEYGDYLIIPRGIIYQIDFETEDNRLFYVESYSPFYTPKRYKNQSGQHLEHSPFCERDFILPNELETYDEKGDFLIKIKKEGMIHEVVYATHPFDVVGWDGYNFPYGFSIHNFEPITGRVHQPPPVHQTFETAAFVVCSFCPRLYDYHPKAIPAPYNHSNIDSDEVLYYVDGDFMSRNNIEQGHITLHPKGIPHGPAPGAMERSIGHKETQELAVMVDTFRPLMVTEEAMGLDDGQYYKSWVE, via the coding sequence ATGCCACTATATCATAAACTTGGGGATTTTCCTCAAAAGCGACACACCCAATTCGAAAAACCAAACGGCGGATTTTACTACGAACAGTTATTCGGAACCGAAGGTTTTCACGGACATTCGTCTCTGTCTTATCACGTACACAGACCAACGCAGGTTAAGGAAATTTTAAACTCATATTCGGTTGAACCTAAAATTGCAATCGGAAAAAATATAAAATCACTTCTTTTTAAAGGTTTTGAATTAAAACCTGAAAATGATTTTCTGGACAGCCGAAAAGCAATGTTAGTCAACAAAGACTGTATTATTGGTTTAGCCGCACCGAAAGAATCGCTTCGAAATTATTTCTACAAAAATGCCGATGCCGATGAAATGCTTTTTATCCATAGAGGAAAAGGAAAATTAAGAACCATGTTAGGAAATATTCCGTTTGAATATGGTGATTACTTAATTATTCCGCGCGGTATTATTTATCAAATCGATTTCGAAACAGAAGATAACCGACTATTTTACGTAGAATCATATTCTCCTTTTTATACTCCAAAACGTTATAAAAACCAATCTGGCCAGCATTTAGAACATTCTCCATTTTGCGAGCGTGATTTTATTCTGCCAAATGAATTGGAAACGTATGACGAAAAAGGTGATTTTCTAATCAAAATCAAAAAAGAAGGAATGATCCACGAAGTGGTTTATGCCACACATCCGTTTGACGTTGTAGGCTGGGACGGCTACAATTTCCCATACGGATTTTCAATTCACAATTTCGAACCTATAACGGGGCGTGTTCACCAACCGCCTCCGGTACACCAGACTTTTGAAACAGCAGCTTTTGTTGTTTGTTCATTCTGCCCGAGACTTTACGATTATCATCCTAAAGCCATTCCGGCACCATACAATCACAGCAATATAGATTCTGACGAAGTACTATATTATGTTGATGGTGATTTTATGAGCCGTAATAATATTGAGCAAGGGCATATCACTTTACACCCAAAAGGAATTCCACACGGACCAGCGCCTGGCGCAATGGAACGCAGTATTGGTCACAAAGAAACTCAGGAATTAGCCGTTATGGTGGACACTTTCCGTCCACTTATGGTTACTGAAGAAGCTATGGGATTGGATGATGGTCAGTATTACAAATCTTGGGTTGAATAA
- the hppD gene encoding 4-hydroxyphenylpyruvate dioxygenase, with translation MSKEVKSVEYGLEKIFEGAQDFLPLLGTDYVEFYVGNAKQAAHYYKSAFGYQSLAYAGLETGVKDRASYVLKQDKIRIVLTTPLTADSPINEHLKKHGDGVKVAALWVEDATKSYEETMKRGARSFMEPTIEEDEFGQVVRSGIYTYGETVHIFVERKNYNGVFLPGYREWKSDFNPESTGLKYIDHMVGNVGWNEMNTWVKFYEEVMGFVNFLSFDDKQITTEYSALMSKVMSNGNGRIKFPINEPAEGKKKSQIEEYLDFYGGPGIQHIAIATDDIIKTVSQLRARGVEFLSAPPHTYYQAIPERLGVHMDMMKEDLNEIEKLAIMVDADEDGYLLQIFTKPVQDRPTLFFEIIQRMGAKGFGAGNFKALFESIEREQELRGTL, from the coding sequence ATGTCAAAAGAAGTTAAATCAGTAGAATACGGATTAGAAAAAATATTTGAAGGAGCGCAAGACTTCCTTCCATTATTAGGAACAGATTATGTAGAATTTTATGTAGGTAATGCCAAACAAGCCGCTCATTACTATAAATCTGCATTTGGATATCAATCTTTGGCTTATGCCGGATTAGAAACCGGAGTAAAAGACAGAGCGTCTTATGTTTTAAAACAAGATAAAATCAGAATTGTTTTAACTACGCCACTAACAGCTGATTCTCCAATCAACGAACATTTAAAAAAACACGGTGACGGAGTAAAAGTTGCAGCACTTTGGGTTGAAGATGCTACAAAATCTTACGAAGAAACTATGAAACGCGGCGCGCGTTCTTTTATGGAACCAACTATTGAGGAAGATGAATTTGGTCAGGTAGTTCGTTCTGGAATTTATACTTACGGAGAAACCGTTCATATTTTTGTAGAAAGAAAAAACTACAATGGTGTTTTCTTACCAGGTTACAGAGAATGGAAATCTGACTTTAACCCAGAATCAACTGGATTAAAATACATCGACCACATGGTTGGAAACGTAGGATGGAACGAAATGAATACCTGGGTAAAATTTTACGAAGAAGTTATGGGATTCGTAAACTTCCTATCTTTTGATGACAAACAAATCACTACAGAGTATTCTGCTTTGATGAGTAAAGTAATGTCTAACGGAAACGGAAGAATTAAATTCCCAATCAACGAACCGGCTGAAGGAAAGAAAAAATCGCAGATTGAAGAATATTTAGATTTTTATGGCGGACCTGGAATTCAGCACATCGCCATTGCTACAGATGATATTATTAAAACCGTATCGCAGCTAAGAGCCCGCGGTGTTGAATTTTTATCTGCTCCTCCTCATACCTATTATCAGGCAATCCCTGAGAGATTAGGTGTTCATATGGATATGATGAAAGAAGATTTAAACGAAATTGAAAAGCTGGCTATCATGGTCGATGCAGACGAAGATGGTTATCTTTTACAAATATTTACAAAACCAGTTCAGGACAGACCAACTTTATTCTTCGAAATTATTCAAAGAATGGGTGCAAAAGGATTTGGTGCAGGGAACTTTAAGGCTCTGTTTGAATCAATTGAGAGAGAACAGGAATTGAGAGGAACTTTGTAA
- a CDS encoding DUF3108 domain-containing protein, translated as MKKFVLIILILSTLSFDTQKEDAFNTGEYFKFRIHYGIVNAGYATLEVKDATINNKKVHHAVGKGYTTGMSKFFFKVEDLYESYFDKETGEPYRFVRKIDEGGYTKNQEGFFNQSENKVLVKDYKRKTEKTIVITDNVQDIVSSFYFLRNHPNIDKLKSGEAITIDMFFDDEITKFKLKYVGRQDITTKFGTVSCMIFKPLVQTGRVFKEKESLTLWITDDANKVPIRIKADLAVGSLKADLDEYKGLQSPLKVKNK; from the coding sequence ATGAAAAAGTTCGTCCTCATTATATTAATTCTCTCTACATTAAGTTTCGACACACAAAAGGAAGACGCTTTTAATACAGGAGAATATTTCAAATTTAGAATTCATTACGGAATTGTAAATGCCGGCTATGCTACTCTCGAAGTCAAAGATGCGACCATAAATAACAAAAAAGTGCATCATGCTGTAGGCAAAGGTTATACGACTGGTATGTCAAAATTTTTCTTTAAGGTTGAAGATCTTTATGAGAGTTATTTTGACAAAGAAACCGGAGAACCGTATCGTTTCGTTAGAAAAATTGACGAAGGGGGTTATACCAAAAATCAGGAAGGTTTTTTTAACCAAAGTGAAAATAAAGTTTTAGTAAAAGATTACAAACGAAAAACTGAAAAAACGATCGTAATTACTGATAACGTGCAGGATATTGTATCGTCTTTTTACTTTTTAAGAAACCATCCGAATATAGACAAATTAAAATCGGGTGAAGCGATTACAATCGATATGTTTTTTGACGACGAAATCACAAAATTTAAGTTAAAATATGTAGGCCGTCAAGATATTACAACTAAATTTGGAACCGTTTCCTGCATGATTTTTAAACCTCTTGTTCAAACCGGAAGGGTTTTTAAAGAAAAGGAAAGCTTAACACTCTGGATAACAGATGATGCAAACAAAGTTCCAATTAGAATTAAAGCAGATCTTGCTGTTGGATCTCTAAAAGCAGATCTCGATGAATATAAAGGACTTCAGAGTCCGCTTAAAGTAAAAAACAAATGA
- a CDS encoding tryptophan 2,3-dioxygenase family protein, with product MNLTDNSESILKEIDLKFQAINQKTDVQLEGLLWSKPITYWDYIQTDALLNLQIQRTTLPDEMVFIMYHQVNELIFKMILWEIDQIADQQNIQVDFFSERLSRITRYFDMLTNSFSIMENGMEVDQYMKFRNTLTPASGFQSAQYRMIEFASTDVINLTDRRYKANFDENTDLETSFEHLYWQAAGKDYHTGEKSYLLNEFEKKYKDQFLKQIATFKPKNIWQKFTQLPIEDQQNPELIKAMRHYDYTVNITWVMQHLNTARKYILESGKGNGEATGGSDWQKYMHPKYQRRIFFPKLWTEEELSNWGNENPL from the coding sequence ATGAACCTAACTGATAATTCAGAATCAATTTTAAAAGAAATTGATCTTAAATTTCAAGCTATAAACCAAAAAACTGACGTTCAGTTAGAAGGACTGCTTTGGTCAAAACCAATCACATATTGGGATTACATTCAAACAGATGCTCTTCTAAATTTACAAATACAACGCACCACACTTCCTGACGAAATGGTTTTTATCATGTATCATCAGGTAAATGAATTAATCTTTAAAATGATTTTGTGGGAAATTGACCAAATCGCCGACCAACAAAATATTCAGGTTGATTTTTTCAGCGAAAGACTTTCCAGAATTACTCGTTATTTTGATATGCTTACCAATTCGTTCAGCATTATGGAAAACGGAATGGAAGTAGACCAGTACATGAAATTTAGAAATACGCTTACTCCTGCAAGCGGATTTCAAAGCGCACAATATAGAATGATTGAATTTGCTTCTACTGATGTTATCAATTTAACAGACCGCAGATACAAAGCAAACTTTGACGAAAATACAGATCTTGAAACAAGTTTTGAACATTTATATTGGCAGGCCGCTGGAAAAGATTACCATACCGGCGAAAAATCATATTTGCTTAATGAGTTCGAAAAAAAATACAAAGACCAGTTTTTAAAACAAATTGCTACATTTAAACCAAAAAATATTTGGCAGAAATTTACTCAGTTACCAATTGAAGATCAGCAGAATCCTGAATTAATCAAAGCAATGCGCCACTACGATTACACAGTAAATATTACCTGGGTAATGCAGCATTTAAATACCGCCAGAAAATATATTTTAGAAAGCGGAAAAGGCAACGGTGAAGCAACCGGAGGAAGCGACTGGCAAAAATATATGCATCCAAAATACCAAAGACGCATCTTTTTTCCTAAATTGTGGACCGAAGAAGAATTGTCCAATTGGGGAAATGAAAATCCACTATAA
- a CDS encoding M23 family metallopeptidase: MKKAFVIIIVLFSIFSCKKAEEKVEIKITKPKTKKVEFGFNYADFNVVNDTISKGDSFGSIMQSQNIGDKKVHDIVEQVKDSFNVRSIRYNKPFTLLRSKNKTNNLQVFIYQPDALTYYVIDLRDSIAKAYKKIKPVTLKRKIIGGVLKSSLSETLGNESVETALASRITKVFSWSIDFFKLKKGDRYGLIFTERFINGKTYDGVEDLEAAFFEYKGKIVYAFPFEKDTLSGKVEYYDDEGKTLKNFFLKTPIKFSRITSRFTMNRFHPVQHTWKAHKGTDYAAPTGTPISTTASGVVETTGYTAGNGNFVKVKHNGTYSTQYLHMSRILVKRGQRVTQGQTIGLVGSTGLASGPHVCYRFWKNGVQVDALRLNLPTGESLIGNDKTRFFKQIEPLKRELDSIGNL, translated from the coding sequence TTGAAAAAAGCATTCGTAATTATAATAGTATTATTTTCAATATTTTCATGTAAAAAAGCTGAAGAAAAAGTTGAAATTAAAATTACAAAACCAAAAACTAAAAAAGTAGAGTTTGGTTTTAATTACGCTGATTTTAATGTCGTTAATGATACTATATCCAAAGGAGATTCTTTTGGATCCATTATGCAAAGTCAAAATATTGGCGACAAAAAAGTACACGATATTGTAGAACAGGTAAAAGATTCTTTTAATGTTAGATCGATTCGATATAACAAACCTTTTACATTACTGCGTTCAAAAAACAAAACAAACAATCTTCAGGTTTTTATTTACCAGCCAGATGCTTTAACTTATTATGTAATCGATTTACGAGACAGCATTGCTAAAGCGTATAAAAAAATAAAACCGGTTACCTTAAAAAGAAAAATTATTGGCGGTGTTTTAAAAAGTTCATTATCTGAAACTTTAGGAAACGAAAGTGTCGAAACAGCTCTTGCCAGCAGAATCACAAAAGTATTTTCCTGGTCAATTGACTTCTTCAAACTTAAAAAAGGCGATCGTTACGGCTTAATTTTCACAGAACGTTTCATTAATGGAAAAACGTACGACGGCGTTGAAGATCTTGAGGCTGCCTTTTTTGAATATAAAGGAAAAATCGTTTATGCATTTCCTTTTGAAAAAGATACCCTTTCTGGAAAAGTAGAATATTATGATGATGAAGGAAAAACATTAAAAAACTTTTTCTTAAAAACACCAATCAAGTTCAGCCGAATTACTTCACGATTCACGATGAACAGATTTCACCCGGTTCAACATACCTGGAAAGCTCACAAAGGAACTGATTATGCTGCTCCAACCGGAACACCAATTTCTACAACAGCATCTGGAGTTGTTGAAACAACAGGTTACACGGCTGGAAACGGAAACTTTGTAAAAGTAAAACACAACGGAACCTACTCTACTCAATATTTACACATGTCCCGAATTTTGGTAAAACGCGGGCAAAGAGTAACTCAAGGACAAACTATTGGTTTAGTTGGAAGCACAGGTTTAGCTTCTGGTCCGCACGTTTGTTACCGTTTCTGGAAAAATGGAGTTCAGGTAGATGCGCTTCGATTAAACTTACCAACTGGAGAATCTCTAATCGGAAATGATAAAACCCGTTTCTTTAAACAAATCGAACCTCTAAAAAGAGAATTAGACAGCATTGGGAATTTATAA
- the pgi gene encoding glucose-6-phosphate isomerase, with protein MALNTTNPTGTEAWKNLQNHYNAIHETTIQELFQQDNARAEKFNLQWNDFLVDYSKNNISQETISLLLELANSIGLKDAVAQYFGGALINQTENRAVLHTALRAPESAVINIDGENVIPEVYEVKNKIKNFTNEVISGERKGFTGKAFTDIVNIGIGGSDLGPVMAVEALQFYKNHLKTHFVSNVDGDHVNEIIKKLNPETTLFLIVSKTFTTQETLSNSETIKEWFLKSGSQEDIAKHFVAVSTNIQKVTEFGINPDNVFPMWDWVGGRFSLWSAVGLSIALAIGFDNYNQLLVGANEMDEHFKSAEFNENIPVILALLSVWYNNFFGAESEALIPYTQYLSKLAPYLQQATMESNGKSVGRDGKPVNYQTGTIIWGEPGTNSQHAFFQLIHQGTKRIPTDFIGFVKPLYGNEDHHNKLMSNFFAQTEALMNGKTPAQVQAEFDKQGLSAEKASYLLPFKVFTGNKPTNTILIQKLTPKSLGSLIALYEHKIFVQGVIWNIFSFDQWGVELGKQLANSILDEINSKTVKNHDSSTSFLLNHFLKNK; from the coding sequence ATGGCTTTAAACACAACAAACCCAACCGGGACTGAAGCGTGGAAAAATCTGCAAAACCACTATAATGCAATTCACGAAACCACAATTCAAGAATTGTTTCAACAAGATAATGCTCGTGCTGAAAAATTCAACTTGCAATGGAATGACTTTTTAGTAGATTATTCTAAAAATAATATTAGTCAGGAAACAATTTCTCTTTTATTAGAATTAGCAAATTCTATCGGATTAAAAGATGCCGTTGCTCAATATTTTGGCGGAGCATTAATTAACCAGACTGAAAATCGCGCTGTTCTTCATACTGCATTGCGTGCTCCGGAATCGGCAGTAATTAATATTGATGGAGAAAACGTAATCCCGGAAGTTTATGAAGTAAAAAACAAAATCAAAAATTTCACAAACGAAGTTATTTCGGGAGAAAGAAAAGGTTTTACCGGGAAAGCTTTTACAGATATTGTAAATATTGGAATTGGAGGCTCAGATCTTGGACCAGTTATGGCCGTTGAAGCTTTACAATTTTACAAAAACCATTTAAAAACTCATTTCGTTTCAAATGTTGATGGTGATCACGTAAACGAAATAATTAAAAAGTTAAACCCTGAAACTACACTTTTCTTAATCGTTTCTAAAACTTTTACAACTCAGGAAACGTTATCAAATTCTGAAACTATTAAAGAATGGTTTTTGAAATCAGGTTCTCAGGAAGATATTGCAAAACACTTCGTGGCAGTTTCTACAAACATCCAAAAAGTAACTGAGTTTGGAATTAATCCAGACAATGTTTTCCCTATGTGGGATTGGGTTGGAGGAAGATTTTCTCTTTGGAGTGCAGTTGGATTAAGTATTGCTCTAGCAATTGGATTTGATAATTACAACCAATTATTAGTGGGAGCAAATGAAATGGACGAACATTTCAAATCGGCAGAATTTAACGAAAACATTCCGGTAATTTTAGCTTTATTAAGCGTTTGGTACAATAATTTCTTTGGTGCCGAAAGTGAAGCATTAATTCCGTACACACAATATTTATCAAAACTGGCTCCATATTTACAACAGGCAACTATGGAAAGTAATGGAAAAAGTGTTGGCCGTGACGGAAAACCGGTTAACTACCAAACTGGAACTATTATCTGGGGTGAGCCTGGAACAAATTCACAGCATGCCTTTTTCCAATTGATTCACCAAGGGACTAAGAGAATCCCAACAGATTTTATAGGATTCGTAAAACCACTTTACGGAAACGAAGATCATCACAATAAACTGATGTCGAACTTTTTTGCACAGACTGAAGCTTTAATGAACGGAAAAACTCCTGCACAAGTTCAGGCTGAGTTTGACAAACAAGGACTTTCTGCAGAAAAAGCTTCTTATTTATTACCATTTAAAGTTTTCACAGGAAACAAACCAACCAATACAATTTTGATCCAAAAACTTACTCCAAAAAGCTTAGGTTCTTTAATTGCATTGTATGAGCATAAAATATTTGTTCAGGGTGTAATTTGGAACATTTTTAGTTTTGATCAATGGGGAGTTGAGTTAGGAAAACAGTTAGCAAACTCAATTTTAGATGAGATAAATTCTAAAACTGTTAAGAATCATGACAGCTCAACTTCATTCTTATTGAATCACTTTTTAAAGAATAAATAA